In Taeniopygia guttata chromosome 2, bTaeGut7.mat, whole genome shotgun sequence, one genomic interval encodes:
- the ZHX1 gene encoding zinc fingers and homeoboxes protein 1 isoform X2, with the protein MASKRKSTTPCMVLANEQDPDLEMVSDLEEGPPVLTPADNPTAEGVTSDEDVHECVDSDNKKNTNKVEGGYECKYCTFQTPDLNMFTFHVDSEHPNVVLNSSYVCLECNFLTKRYDALSEHNLKHHPGEENFKLTMVKRNNQTIFEQTVNDLTFDGSFVREENAGQADSSEVPSSGISISKTPIMKMMKSKPEAKRIAVFHNTVDDIPGEEKGTENEPDPEEVVENPPAAVSEPKPSHSVVCSAADVAGAVVTPAPVLQPGVAQVVTAVTAPQNSNLIPKVLIPVNSIPAYNTALDNNPLLLNTYNKFPYPTMSEITVLSSQAKYTEEQIKIWFSAQRLKHGVSWTPEEVEEARRKQFNGTVHTVPQTITVIPAHISASSNGLPSILQTCQIVGQPGLVLTQVAGTNTLPVTAPIALTVAGVPNQTQLQKSQIHSAQPTAETKQVAAIPAPQPIKNESTLMNPDSFGIRAKKTKEQLAELKVSYLKNQFPQDSEIVRLMKITGLTKGEIKKWFSDTRYNQRNSKNNHGIHLNSDSCATIVIDSSDEMNESPTGVTPQSKPSWGTFPDFTPQKFKEKTSEQLQVLQASFLNNPVLTEEEINRLRAQTKLTRREIDAWFIEKRKSNVLKEEGADMNESNAGSSKEESGETSVGDGAAGTKSGCSTSSKIGKKSPEQLHMLKSSFVRTQWPSPQEYNKLAEETGLPRSEIVSWFGDTRYAWKNGGLKCCPAW; encoded by the coding sequence ATGGCAAGTAAACGAAAATCAACAACACCCTGCATGGTCTTAGCCAATGAGCAGGATCCAGATCTAGAAATGGTGTCAGACTTGGAGGAAGGACCACCTGTGCTCACACCAGCAGATAACCCTACAGCAGAGGGTGTAACAAGTGATGAAGATGTTCATGAGTGTGTGGATTCAGACAataagaaaaacacaaataaagtAGAAGGTGGTTATGAGTGTAAATACTGTACTTTTCAGACTCCAGATCTCAATATGTTTACTTTTCATGTGGATTCAGAACACCCCAATGTAGTATTAAATTCATCCTACGTTTGTTTAGAATGTAATTTCCTTACCAAAAGATATGATGCTCTCTCAGAACATAATTTGAAGCACCATCCTGGAGAGGAGAATTTTAAATTGACTATGGTGAAACGTAATAACCAGACAATCTTTGAACAGACAGTAAATGATCTCACTTTTGATGGGAGTTTTGttagagaagaaaatgctgGACAGGCTGACTCTTCTGAGGTCCCCTCATCAGGGATCTCTATTAGCAAAACTCCTATCATGAAAATGATGAAAAGCAAACCCGAGGCTAAACGTATTGCTGTTTTCCACAATACAGTTGATGACATTCCTGGTGAAGAAAAGGGAACTGAAAATGAGCCAGACCCTGAAGAAGTGGTAGAAAACCCCCCAGCAGCAGTTTCTGAACCAAAACCAAGCCATTCAGTTGTGTGCAGTGCCGCAGATGTGGCCGGGGCAGTAGTGACCCCGGCACCAGTGCTTCAGCCTGGGGTGGCGCAGGTTGTGACAGCTGTTACAGCTCCCCAGAACTCAAACCTGATTCCAAAAGTACTCATACCTGTAAATAGCATTCCAGCCTATAACACTGCTTTGGATAACAATCCTCTTTTGCTTAACACCTACAACAAATTCCCATACCCAACCATGTCGGAAATCACTGTTCTCTCCTCTCAAGCTAAGTACACGGAAGAACAGATTAAAATATGGTTTTCTGCCCAGCGTCTGAAACACGGAGTGAGCTGGACGCCagaggaggtggaggaagcaAGGAGGAAACAATTTAATGGCACAGTGCATACTGTGCCACAGACAATTACCGTTATTCCAGCACACATTTCGGCCTCTAGCAATGGTTTACCTTCAATTTTACAGACATGCCAAATAGTTGGTCAGCCAGGACTTGTTCTCACTCAAGTTGCAGGTACAAATACATTACCAGTAACAGCCCCAATAGCTTTGACTGTAGCAGGAGTCCCAAACCAAACACAGTTACAGAAGAGTCAGATTCACAGTGCTCAACCTACTGCAGAAACCAAACAAGTAGCTGCCATTCCAGCTCCTCAGCCTATCAAAAATGAATCCACACTGATGAATCCTGACTCCTTTGGCATCCGAGCAAAAAAAACTAAGGAACAACTGGCAGAATTGAAAGTCAGCTACCTTAAAAACCAGTTTCCTCAAGACTCAGAAATTGTTAGACTTATGAAAATAACAGGCCTCACTAAAGGAGAGATCAAAAAGTGGTTCAGTGATACACGCTACAATCAGAGAAACTCAAAGAATAATCATGGGATTCATCTCAACAGTGATTCATGTGCCACCATTGTTATTGATTCAAGTGATGAAATGAATGAATCTCCAACAGGAGTCACTCCACAGAGCAAGCCATCTTGGGGTACTTTTCCCGATTTCACCCCACAAAAATTCAAAGAGAAGACTTCTGAACAGCTGCAAGTCCTCCAAGCAAGTTTTCTTAATAACCCTGTCCTTACTGAGGAAGAGATTAATAGATTAAGAGCCCAAACAAAACTGACCAGGAGAGAGATTGATGCCTGGTTTatagaaaaaaggaaatcaaatgtCTTGAAGGAAGAGGGAGCTGACATGAATGAAAGCAATGCTGGCAGCTCCAAAGAGGAGTCTGGAGAAACATCtgtgggagatggagcagcaggaacaaaATCAGGGTGTTCTACTTCAAGCAAAATAGGCAAAAAATCACCAGAGCAGTTGCACATGCTCAAAAGTTCCTTTGTCCGTACTCAGTGGCCATCTCCACAAGAATACAACAAGCTGGCAGAAGAAACTGGGCTTCCAAGATCAGAAATTGTGAGCTGGTTTGGAGATACTCGCTATGCCTGGAAAAATGGTGGATTGAAATG
- the ZHX1 gene encoding zinc fingers and homeoboxes protein 1 isoform X3: MASKRKSTTPCMVLANEQDPDLEMVSDLEEGPPVLTPADNPTAEGVTSDEDVHECVDSDNKKNTNKVEGGYECKYCTFQTPDLNMFTFHVDSEHPNVVLNSSYVCLECNFLTKRYDALSEHNLKHHPGEENFKLTMVKRNNQTIFEQTVNDLTFDGSFVREENAGQADSSEVPSSGISISKTPIMKMMKSKPEAKRIAVFHNTVDDIPGEEKGTENEPDPEEVVENPPAAVSEPKPSHSVVCSAADVAGAVVTPAPVLQPGVAQVVTAVTAPQNSNLIPKVLIPVNSIPAYNTALDNNPLLLNTYNKFPYPTMSEITVLSSQAKYTEEQIKIWFSAQRLKHGVSWTPEEVEEARRKQFNGTVHTVPQTITVIPAHISASSNGLPSILQTCQIVGQPGLVLTQVAGTNTLPVTAPIALTVAGVPNQTQLQKSQIHSAQPTAETKQVAAIPAPQPIKNESTLMNPDSFGIRAKKTKEQLAELKVSYLKNQFPQDSEIVRLMKITGLTKGEIKKWFSDTRYNQRNSKNNHGIHLNSDSCATIVIDSSDEMNESPTGVTPQSKPSWGTFPDFTPQKFKEKTSEQLQVLQASFLNNPVLTEEEINRLRAQTKLTRREIDAWFIEKRKSNVLKEEGADMNESNAGSSKEESGETSVGDGAAGTKSGCSTSSKIGKKSPEQLHMLKSSFVRTQWPSPQEYNKLAEETGLPRSEILPSVVKGKQFLKNFKITG; encoded by the coding sequence ATGGCAAGTAAACGAAAATCAACAACACCCTGCATGGTCTTAGCCAATGAGCAGGATCCAGATCTAGAAATGGTGTCAGACTTGGAGGAAGGACCACCTGTGCTCACACCAGCAGATAACCCTACAGCAGAGGGTGTAACAAGTGATGAAGATGTTCATGAGTGTGTGGATTCAGACAataagaaaaacacaaataaagtAGAAGGTGGTTATGAGTGTAAATACTGTACTTTTCAGACTCCAGATCTCAATATGTTTACTTTTCATGTGGATTCAGAACACCCCAATGTAGTATTAAATTCATCCTACGTTTGTTTAGAATGTAATTTCCTTACCAAAAGATATGATGCTCTCTCAGAACATAATTTGAAGCACCATCCTGGAGAGGAGAATTTTAAATTGACTATGGTGAAACGTAATAACCAGACAATCTTTGAACAGACAGTAAATGATCTCACTTTTGATGGGAGTTTTGttagagaagaaaatgctgGACAGGCTGACTCTTCTGAGGTCCCCTCATCAGGGATCTCTATTAGCAAAACTCCTATCATGAAAATGATGAAAAGCAAACCCGAGGCTAAACGTATTGCTGTTTTCCACAATACAGTTGATGACATTCCTGGTGAAGAAAAGGGAACTGAAAATGAGCCAGACCCTGAAGAAGTGGTAGAAAACCCCCCAGCAGCAGTTTCTGAACCAAAACCAAGCCATTCAGTTGTGTGCAGTGCCGCAGATGTGGCCGGGGCAGTAGTGACCCCGGCACCAGTGCTTCAGCCTGGGGTGGCGCAGGTTGTGACAGCTGTTACAGCTCCCCAGAACTCAAACCTGATTCCAAAAGTACTCATACCTGTAAATAGCATTCCAGCCTATAACACTGCTTTGGATAACAATCCTCTTTTGCTTAACACCTACAACAAATTCCCATACCCAACCATGTCGGAAATCACTGTTCTCTCCTCTCAAGCTAAGTACACGGAAGAACAGATTAAAATATGGTTTTCTGCCCAGCGTCTGAAACACGGAGTGAGCTGGACGCCagaggaggtggaggaagcaAGGAGGAAACAATTTAATGGCACAGTGCATACTGTGCCACAGACAATTACCGTTATTCCAGCACACATTTCGGCCTCTAGCAATGGTTTACCTTCAATTTTACAGACATGCCAAATAGTTGGTCAGCCAGGACTTGTTCTCACTCAAGTTGCAGGTACAAATACATTACCAGTAACAGCCCCAATAGCTTTGACTGTAGCAGGAGTCCCAAACCAAACACAGTTACAGAAGAGTCAGATTCACAGTGCTCAACCTACTGCAGAAACCAAACAAGTAGCTGCCATTCCAGCTCCTCAGCCTATCAAAAATGAATCCACACTGATGAATCCTGACTCCTTTGGCATCCGAGCAAAAAAAACTAAGGAACAACTGGCAGAATTGAAAGTCAGCTACCTTAAAAACCAGTTTCCTCAAGACTCAGAAATTGTTAGACTTATGAAAATAACAGGCCTCACTAAAGGAGAGATCAAAAAGTGGTTCAGTGATACACGCTACAATCAGAGAAACTCAAAGAATAATCATGGGATTCATCTCAACAGTGATTCATGTGCCACCATTGTTATTGATTCAAGTGATGAAATGAATGAATCTCCAACAGGAGTCACTCCACAGAGCAAGCCATCTTGGGGTACTTTTCCCGATTTCACCCCACAAAAATTCAAAGAGAAGACTTCTGAACAGCTGCAAGTCCTCCAAGCAAGTTTTCTTAATAACCCTGTCCTTACTGAGGAAGAGATTAATAGATTAAGAGCCCAAACAAAACTGACCAGGAGAGAGATTGATGCCTGGTTTatagaaaaaaggaaatcaaatgtCTTGAAGGAAGAGGGAGCTGACATGAATGAAAGCAATGCTGGCAGCTCCAAAGAGGAGTCTGGAGAAACATCtgtgggagatggagcagcaggaacaaaATCAGGGTGTTCTACTTCAAGCAAAATAGGCAAAAAATCACCAGAGCAGTTGCACATGCTCAAAAGTTCCTTTGTCCGTACTCAGTGGCCATCTCCACAAGAATACAACAAGCTGGCAGAAGAAACTGGGCTTCCAAGATCAGAAATT
- the ZHX1 gene encoding zinc fingers and homeoboxes protein 1 isoform X1, producing the protein MASKRKSTTPCMVLANEQDPDLEMVSDLEEGPPVLTPADNPTAEGVTSDEDVHECVDSDNKKNTNKVEGGYECKYCTFQTPDLNMFTFHVDSEHPNVVLNSSYVCLECNFLTKRYDALSEHNLKHHPGEENFKLTMVKRNNQTIFEQTVNDLTFDGSFVREENAGQADSSEVPSSGISISKTPIMKMMKSKPEAKRIAVFHNTVDDIPGEEKGTENEPDPEEVVENPPAAVSEPKPSHSVVCSAADVAGAVVTPAPVLQPGVAQVVTAVTAPQNSNLIPKVLIPVNSIPAYNTALDNNPLLLNTYNKFPYPTMSEITVLSSQAKYTEEQIKIWFSAQRLKHGVSWTPEEVEEARRKQFNGTVHTVPQTITVIPAHISASSNGLPSILQTCQIVGQPGLVLTQVAGTNTLPVTAPIALTVAGVPNQTQLQKSQIHSAQPTAETKQVAAIPAPQPIKNESTLMNPDSFGIRAKKTKEQLAELKVSYLKNQFPQDSEIVRLMKITGLTKGEIKKWFSDTRYNQRNSKNNHGIHLNSDSCATIVIDSSDEMNESPTGVTPQSKPSWGTFPDFTPQKFKEKTSEQLQVLQASFLNNPVLTEEEINRLRAQTKLTRREIDAWFIEKRKSNVLKEEGADMNESNAGSSKEESGETSVGDGAAGTKSGCSTSSKIGKKSPEQLHMLKSSFVRTQWPSPQEYNKLAEETGLPRSEIVSWFGDTRYAWKNGGLKWYYYYQSASANSLNGQGFARKRGRGRPKGRGRGRPRGRPRGSKRLNCWDRGVSVIKFKTGTAILKDYYMKHKFLNEQDLDELVAKSHMGYEQVREWFAERQRRLELGIELFDENEEEDEMLDDQEDEEETDDSDTWEPPRHVKRKLSKTD; encoded by the coding sequence ATGGCAAGTAAACGAAAATCAACAACACCCTGCATGGTCTTAGCCAATGAGCAGGATCCAGATCTAGAAATGGTGTCAGACTTGGAGGAAGGACCACCTGTGCTCACACCAGCAGATAACCCTACAGCAGAGGGTGTAACAAGTGATGAAGATGTTCATGAGTGTGTGGATTCAGACAataagaaaaacacaaataaagtAGAAGGTGGTTATGAGTGTAAATACTGTACTTTTCAGACTCCAGATCTCAATATGTTTACTTTTCATGTGGATTCAGAACACCCCAATGTAGTATTAAATTCATCCTACGTTTGTTTAGAATGTAATTTCCTTACCAAAAGATATGATGCTCTCTCAGAACATAATTTGAAGCACCATCCTGGAGAGGAGAATTTTAAATTGACTATGGTGAAACGTAATAACCAGACAATCTTTGAACAGACAGTAAATGATCTCACTTTTGATGGGAGTTTTGttagagaagaaaatgctgGACAGGCTGACTCTTCTGAGGTCCCCTCATCAGGGATCTCTATTAGCAAAACTCCTATCATGAAAATGATGAAAAGCAAACCCGAGGCTAAACGTATTGCTGTTTTCCACAATACAGTTGATGACATTCCTGGTGAAGAAAAGGGAACTGAAAATGAGCCAGACCCTGAAGAAGTGGTAGAAAACCCCCCAGCAGCAGTTTCTGAACCAAAACCAAGCCATTCAGTTGTGTGCAGTGCCGCAGATGTGGCCGGGGCAGTAGTGACCCCGGCACCAGTGCTTCAGCCTGGGGTGGCGCAGGTTGTGACAGCTGTTACAGCTCCCCAGAACTCAAACCTGATTCCAAAAGTACTCATACCTGTAAATAGCATTCCAGCCTATAACACTGCTTTGGATAACAATCCTCTTTTGCTTAACACCTACAACAAATTCCCATACCCAACCATGTCGGAAATCACTGTTCTCTCCTCTCAAGCTAAGTACACGGAAGAACAGATTAAAATATGGTTTTCTGCCCAGCGTCTGAAACACGGAGTGAGCTGGACGCCagaggaggtggaggaagcaAGGAGGAAACAATTTAATGGCACAGTGCATACTGTGCCACAGACAATTACCGTTATTCCAGCACACATTTCGGCCTCTAGCAATGGTTTACCTTCAATTTTACAGACATGCCAAATAGTTGGTCAGCCAGGACTTGTTCTCACTCAAGTTGCAGGTACAAATACATTACCAGTAACAGCCCCAATAGCTTTGACTGTAGCAGGAGTCCCAAACCAAACACAGTTACAGAAGAGTCAGATTCACAGTGCTCAACCTACTGCAGAAACCAAACAAGTAGCTGCCATTCCAGCTCCTCAGCCTATCAAAAATGAATCCACACTGATGAATCCTGACTCCTTTGGCATCCGAGCAAAAAAAACTAAGGAACAACTGGCAGAATTGAAAGTCAGCTACCTTAAAAACCAGTTTCCTCAAGACTCAGAAATTGTTAGACTTATGAAAATAACAGGCCTCACTAAAGGAGAGATCAAAAAGTGGTTCAGTGATACACGCTACAATCAGAGAAACTCAAAGAATAATCATGGGATTCATCTCAACAGTGATTCATGTGCCACCATTGTTATTGATTCAAGTGATGAAATGAATGAATCTCCAACAGGAGTCACTCCACAGAGCAAGCCATCTTGGGGTACTTTTCCCGATTTCACCCCACAAAAATTCAAAGAGAAGACTTCTGAACAGCTGCAAGTCCTCCAAGCAAGTTTTCTTAATAACCCTGTCCTTACTGAGGAAGAGATTAATAGATTAAGAGCCCAAACAAAACTGACCAGGAGAGAGATTGATGCCTGGTTTatagaaaaaaggaaatcaaatgtCTTGAAGGAAGAGGGAGCTGACATGAATGAAAGCAATGCTGGCAGCTCCAAAGAGGAGTCTGGAGAAACATCtgtgggagatggagcagcaggaacaaaATCAGGGTGTTCTACTTCAAGCAAAATAGGCAAAAAATCACCAGAGCAGTTGCACATGCTCAAAAGTTCCTTTGTCCGTACTCAGTGGCCATCTCCACAAGAATACAACAAGCTGGCAGAAGAAACTGGGCTTCCAAGATCAGAAATTGTGAGCTGGTTTGGAGATACTCGCTATGCCTGGAAAAATGGTGGATTGAAATGGTATTACTATTACCAGAGTGCCAGTGCAAACAGTCTGAATGGCCAAGGCTTTGCaaggaagagagggagaggaagaccaaaagggagggggagagggagaccTCGGGGGAGGCCTCGGGGAAGCAAGAGGTTAAATTGCTGGGACAGAGGTGTATCTGtcataaaatttaaaactggAACAGCAATCCTGAAGGACTATTATATGAAGCACAAATTCCTTAATGAGCAAGACCTTGATGAACTGGTAGCCAAATCTCACATGGGATATGAGCAGGTCAGAGAATGGTTTgcagaaagacaaagaagaTTAGAACTTGGAATAGAGCTGTTTGATGAGAATGAGGAGGAAGATGAAATGCTGGATGAtcaggaggatgaggaagaaaCAGATGATAGTGATACTTGGGAACCCCCTAGGCATGTTAAACGTAAACTTTCAAAAACAGACTGA